One segment of Anastrepha obliqua isolate idAnaObli1 chromosome 3, idAnaObli1_1.0, whole genome shotgun sequence DNA contains the following:
- the LOC129242402 gene encoding uncharacterized protein LOC129242402 produces MRSAFIILALCVAGIFANASTDTLVRKERAAEGYDYPPPVIPFPEPTRRPPPPPTYLPPTNKPQPPAPKPTTRAPPPPVTRPPPPPPPTYLPPTNKPQPPAPKPTTRPPPPPVTRPPAPKTTRPPPPVTRPPPTYLPPTNKPQPPAPKPTTRPPPPVTRPPPVERTTYIYNPPENPLTYPPPTNKPQPPAPKPTTRPPPPPPPPVTRPPPTYLPPTNKPQPPAPKPTTRPPPPPVTRPPAPKTTRPPPPVTRPPPTYLPPTNKPQPPAPKPTTRPPPPVTRPPPPKTTRPPPPPVTRPPPPRTTPGPTYLPPTNKPQPPAPKPTTRPPPPPVTRPPAPKTTRPPPPVTRPPPTYLPPTNKPQPPAPKPTTRPPPPVTRPPAPKTTRPPPPVTRPPPTYLPPTNKPQPPAPKPTTRPPPPVTRPPPPKTTRPPPPPVTRPPPPRTTPGPTYLPPTNKPQPPAPKPTTRPPPPPVTRPPAPKTTRPPPPVTRPPPTYLPPTNKPQPPAPKPTTRPPPPVTRPPPPRTTRPPVPVTKPPPTYLPPTNKPQPPAPKPTTRPPPPVTRPPPPKTTRPPPPPVTRPPPPRTTPGPTYLPPTNKPQPPAPKPTTRPPPPPVTRPPAPKTTRPPPPVTRPPPTYLPPTNKPQPPAPKPTTRPPPPVTRPPAPKTTRPPPPVTRPPPTYLPPTNKPQPPAPKPTTRPPPPPVTRPPAPKTTRPPPPVTRPPPTYLPPTNKPQPPAPKPTTRPPPPPTTRPPPVTRPPPPPVTRVPPPPVTRPPPPQPKPTPKDEGYKYPVPSIPFEY; encoded by the exons ATG AGGAGCGCTTTTATCATTTTGGCGCTTTGCGTCGCCGGTATTTTTGCGAATGCCAGCACGGATACACTTGTG AGGAAAGAACGCGCAGCTGAGGGCTATGATTATCCTCCACCAGTTATTCCATTCCCCGAACCAACCAGaagaccaccaccaccaccaacatACTTACCACCCACTAACAAACCACAGCCACCAGCACCTAAGCCAACGACGCGTGCTCCACCACCACCGGTGACAcgcccaccaccaccaccaccaccaacttATCTGCCACCAACCAACAAACCACAGCCACCAGCACCTAAGCCAACGACGCGACCACCACCACCGCCGGTAACACGTCCACCAGCACCCAAGACAACTCGTCCACCTCCACCAGTGACAAGGCCACCACCAACATACTTGCCACCCACCAATAAGCCACAGCCTCCAGCACCGAAACCAACCACTCGACCACCACCACCAGTAACTCGTCCACCACCAGTGGAGCGTACCACATACATTTACAACCCGCCAGAAAATCCTCTAACTTATCCTCCACCAACGAACAAACCACAACCTCCAGCGCCAAAACCAACCACTCGCCcacctccaccaccaccaccaccagtgACAAGACCACCACCAACTTACTTGCCACCAACCAACAAACCTCAGCCCCCAGCACCGAAACCAACGACGCGTCCACCACCACCACCTGTAACTCGTCCACCAGCACCGAAGACAACTCGTCCTCCTCCTCCGGTAACGAGACCGCCACCAACATACTTGCCCCCCACCAATAAACCACAGCCTCCAGCACCAAAACCAACTACTCGTCCACCTCCACCAGTAACTCGTCCTCCTCCACCGAAGACAACGCGTCCCCCTCCTCCACCAGTGACAAGACCCCCACCACCACGTACTACTCCAGGACCAACTTACCTGCCACCAACTAACAAACCACAGCCTCCAGCACCAAAACCAACTACTcgtccaccaccaccaccagtaACTCGTCCACCAGCACCGAAGACAACTCGTCCTCCTCCTCCAGTAACGAGACCACCACCAACATACTTGCCACCAACCAATAAACCCCAACCTCCAGCACCGAAACCAACCACTCGCCCACCACCACCCGTCACCCGTCCCCCAGCACCAAAAACGACTCGTCCCCCTCCTCCAGTGACGAGGCCACCACCAACCTACTTACCACCCACAAACAAACCACAACCACCAGCGCCTAAGCCAACTACTCGTCCACCACCACCAGTGACTCGCCCTCCACCACCCAAGACTACGCGTCCACCCCCTCCACCAGTAACAAGACCACCACCCCCACGTACTACTCCAGGACCAACTTATCTGCCACCAACCAACAAACCACAACCACCAGCACCAAAACCAACTACTcgcccaccaccaccaccagtaACTCGTCCACCAGCACCGAAGACAACTCGTCCTCCTCCTCCGGTAACGAGACCACCACCAACTTATTTGCCACCAACCAACAAACCTCAGCCACCAGCACCAAAACCAACTACTCGTCCACCACCACCAGTCACACGTCCACCCCCACCCAGGACGACACGTCCACCAGTGCCAGTGACGAAACCACCTCCAACCTACTTACCACCCACAAACAAACCACAGCCACCAGCACCTAAGCCAACAACTCGTCCACCACCACCAGTGACTCGTCCTCCACCACCGAAGACTACGCGTCCACCTCCTCCACCAGTAACAAGACCACCACCACCACGTACTACTCCAGGACCAACTTACCTGCCACCAACCAACAAACCGCAGCCTCCAGCACCAAAACCAACTACTcgtccaccaccaccaccagtaACTCGTCCACCAGCACCGAAGACAACTCGTCCTCCTCCTCCAGTGACTAGGCCACCACCAACATACTTGCCTCCTACTAATAAACCCCAACCTCCAGCACCAAAACCAACTACTCGTCCACCACCACCAGTAACTCGTCCACCAGCACCGAAGACAACTCGTCCTCCTCCTCCAGTAACGAGACCACCACCAACATACTTGCCACCAACCAACAAACCACAACCACCAGCACCAAAACCAACTACTcgcccaccaccaccaccagtaACTCGTCCACCAGCACCGAAAACAACACGTCCTCCTCCTCCAGTAACGAGGCCACCACCAACTTACTTGCCACCCACAAACAAACCCCAACCACCAGCGCCTAAGCCAACTACTCGTCCACCTCCACCA CCAACTACACGTCCACCACCAGTCACTCGTCCTCCTCCACCACCAGTGACTCGTGTTCCACCCCCACCAGTGACACGTCCACCCCCACCACAGCCAAAACCAACCCCTAAGGATGAAGGCTACAAATACCCCGTGCCAAGCATTCCTTTTGAATACTAA